A window of the Streptomyces sp. Ag109_O5-10 genome harbors these coding sequences:
- a CDS encoding penicillin-binding transpeptidase domain-containing protein: MGKRRRVAERRKHRPAVIGGVIAVVVGGVGFGLYALYDGGSADASTARTADHKAVKTGPLSATEVQTTARTFLSSWQQGKVTQAAAVTDDSKACVKLLTGYAKDAHVTGVTLTEGTRTGAKVPFSVKATVSYKGVSKPLSYDSAFTVIRRTSDGKPVVNWHAAVVHPDLADGDTLVTGESGTPPIKALDRDGGEITTAKYPSLGSVLDGLREKFGKKAGGKAGVELRVVRGAASEKAKLSDKTLLEFSKGTPGTVRTTLSPTLQAAAERQVTTQKNASVVMMRPSTGEVLAVANSSHGFDVALQGSLAPGSTMKIVTSTMLFEKGLITPDASHPCPKTYKLAGWTFHNDDDSEIKQGTFKLSFGASCNNAFIDFAPKLSNGDLTTEAQQVYGLGMNNWAIGVPTFDGSVPVQSGAQMGASLIGQGGVRMNPLNMASVSATVDTGSFHQPYLVDPSVDQRTLAKASRTMSSKTQAQLKEVMQYTAGYGTAAKAMSGLSSSCGAKTGSAEVDGQKKPNGWFTAYCGDFAAAGVVQAGGHGGDTAGPIVAALLKLGASL; the protein is encoded by the coding sequence GTGGGCAAGAGAAGGCGCGTCGCCGAGCGACGGAAGCACAGACCCGCCGTCATCGGCGGGGTGATCGCCGTCGTCGTCGGCGGCGTGGGCTTCGGCCTCTACGCGCTCTACGACGGCGGGTCCGCCGACGCGTCGACGGCGAGGACGGCCGACCACAAGGCCGTCAAGACCGGCCCGCTCTCGGCCACCGAGGTGCAGACGACGGCGCGCACCTTCCTGTCGTCCTGGCAGCAGGGCAAGGTCACGCAGGCCGCCGCCGTCACCGACGACAGCAAGGCGTGCGTCAAACTCCTCACCGGCTACGCCAAGGACGCCCACGTCACGGGCGTCACCCTCACCGAGGGCACCCGTACCGGCGCCAAGGTCCCGTTCTCCGTGAAGGCGACGGTGTCGTACAAGGGCGTCAGCAAGCCGCTGTCGTACGACTCCGCGTTCACCGTGATCCGGCGGACCAGTGACGGCAAACCGGTGGTGAACTGGCACGCCGCGGTCGTCCACCCGGACCTCGCGGACGGCGACACCCTGGTCACCGGCGAGTCCGGCACCCCGCCGATCAAGGCGCTGGACCGGGACGGCGGGGAGATCACCACCGCCAAGTACCCGTCACTGGGCTCGGTGCTCGACGGGCTGCGGGAGAAGTTCGGCAAGAAGGCCGGCGGCAAGGCGGGCGTCGAACTGCGCGTGGTGCGCGGCGCGGCGTCCGAGAAGGCGAAGCTGTCCGACAAGACGCTCCTGGAGTTCAGCAAGGGCACACCGGGCACCGTGAGGACCACGCTCAGCCCGACCCTCCAGGCGGCCGCCGAGAGGCAGGTCACCACGCAGAAGAACGCCTCGGTCGTGATGATGCGCCCGTCGACCGGCGAGGTCCTGGCCGTCGCCAACTCCAGCCACGGATTCGACGTCGCCTTGCAGGGCTCCCTGGCGCCCGGCTCCACGATGAAGATCGTCACGTCGACCATGCTGTTCGAGAAGGGGCTGATCACCCCCGACGCCTCGCACCCCTGCCCGAAGACGTACAAGCTCGCCGGGTGGACGTTCCACAACGACGACGACTCCGAGATCAAGCAGGGCACGTTCAAGCTGAGCTTCGGCGCCTCCTGCAACAACGCCTTCATCGATTTCGCGCCCAAGCTCTCCAACGGCGACCTGACGACGGAGGCGCAGCAGGTCTACGGCCTCGGCATGAACAACTGGGCGATCGGCGTCCCGACCTTCGACGGCTCCGTGCCGGTGCAGAGCGGCGCGCAGATGGGCGCCTCGCTGATCGGGCAGGGCGGGGTGCGCATGAACCCGCTGAACATGGCTTCGGTCTCGGCCACGGTGGACACCGGCTCCTTCCACCAGCCGTACCTGGTCGACCCGAGCGTCGACCAACGGACGCTCGCCAAGGCCTCGCGCACCATGTCCTCGAAGACGCAGGCGCAGCTGAAGGAGGTCATGCAGTACACGGCGGGCTACGGCACGGCGGCCAAGGCGATGTCGGGCCTGAGTTCGAGCTGCGGCGCCAAGACGGGCTCGGCGGAGGTGGACGGCCAGAAGAAGCCGAACGGCTGGTTCACCGCCTACTGCGGCGACTTCGCCGCCGCGGGCGTGGTCCAGGCGGGCGGCCACGGCGGCGACACGGCGGGGCCGATCGTCGCGGCACTGCTGAAGCTGGGCGCGTCCCTCTGA
- a CDS encoding penicillin-binding transpeptidase domain-containing protein: protein MRKGVKGALIGGVCAAVLGGGGYGAYNVLSTLRGDSTPTVRTGPPTKDEIKDATQKFFAAWEKGQAATAASLTNDAADAEPVLTSFSDVAHIKDVHITPGKATGATVPYSVKATVSYGGQSKPLAYRSRLTVVRGETTHRALVDWAPSVVHPELKRGDTLSTGEAASPPIEAVDRNGVVLTKDKYPSLGPILDELRSRYGDKAGGTPGVELVIQHASQESADTTLLTLEEGRAGKLRTTLDARVQAAAETAVTKYAESSVVAVKPSTGEVLAVANHREDGFNAAFLGELAPGSTMKIISAATLIDTGLTTASGPAPCPPTATWQSQTFSNLKGLQPDEKATLSDSFARSCNTAFVKYADSVQVDSLTKEAEDRFGLGKNNWKVGIPSFDGRVPASGGPDTAANLIGQGQVQMSPLNMASVAATAMTGTFRQPVLVSRKLDGRELATAKGLSPATVGQLRAMMNRTATSGTAAGVMRGLSGSIGAKTGSAEVDGQSKSNSWFAGYRDDVAAAAMTQDGGHGIDAAGPIVASVLRIGG, encoded by the coding sequence ATGCGCAAGGGGGTCAAGGGCGCCCTGATCGGCGGCGTCTGCGCAGCCGTGCTGGGCGGGGGCGGGTACGGCGCCTACAACGTTCTGTCGACGTTGCGCGGTGACAGCACGCCGACCGTGCGGACGGGGCCGCCGACCAAGGACGAGATCAAGGACGCCACGCAGAAGTTCTTCGCGGCCTGGGAGAAGGGCCAGGCGGCGACCGCCGCGTCGCTCACGAACGACGCCGCCGACGCCGAACCCGTGCTCACCTCCTTCAGCGACGTGGCGCACATCAAGGACGTGCACATCACGCCCGGCAAGGCGACCGGCGCCACCGTGCCGTACAGCGTGAAGGCGACCGTGTCCTACGGCGGGCAGTCCAAGCCGCTCGCCTACAGAAGCCGTCTGACCGTCGTGCGCGGCGAGACCACGCACCGCGCGCTGGTCGACTGGGCCCCGTCGGTGGTCCACCCGGAGCTGAAGCGCGGCGACACCCTGTCCACCGGCGAGGCGGCCAGCCCGCCCATCGAGGCCGTGGACCGCAACGGCGTGGTCCTCACGAAGGACAAGTACCCGTCCCTGGGTCCGATCCTGGACGAGCTGCGCAGCCGCTACGGCGACAAGGCCGGCGGCACCCCGGGCGTGGAGCTGGTCATCCAGCACGCGTCGCAGGAGTCCGCCGACACCACCCTGCTGACCCTCGAGGAGGGCAGGGCGGGCAAGCTGCGCACGACGCTCGACGCGCGCGTGCAGGCCGCCGCCGAGACCGCGGTGACGAAGTACGCCGAGTCGTCGGTGGTGGCCGTCAAGCCCAGCACCGGCGAGGTGCTGGCGGTCGCCAACCACCGCGAGGACGGCTTCAACGCGGCCTTCCTCGGGGAGCTGGCGCCCGGCTCCACCATGAAGATCATCAGCGCGGCCACCCTCATCGACACGGGGCTGACGACGGCGAGCGGCCCGGCGCCCTGCCCGCCGACCGCGACCTGGCAGAGCCAGACCTTCAGCAACCTCAAGGGACTCCAGCCGGACGAGAAGGCCACCCTCTCGGACAGCTTCGCGCGCTCCTGCAACACGGCGTTCGTGAAGTACGCGGACTCGGTCCAGGTCGACTCGCTCACCAAGGAGGCCGAGGACCGGTTCGGGCTCGGCAAGAACAACTGGAAGGTGGGCATCCCGAGCTTCGACGGCCGGGTCCCCGCCTCCGGCGGCCCGGACACCGCGGCCAACCTGATCGGCCAGGGCCAGGTGCAGATGTCACCGCTGAACATGGCGTCGGTCGCGGCGACCGCGATGACGGGAACCTTCCGGCAGCCGGTGCTCGTCTCGCGGAAGCTGGACGGCCGTGAACTGGCCACCGCGAAGGGCCTCTCCCCCGCCACGGTCGGTCAGCTGCGCGCCATGATGAACCGCACCGCGACCAGCGGCACCGCGGCCGGGGTGATGCGCGGGCTGAGCGGCAGCATCGGCGCCAAGACGGGTTCGGCGGAGGTCGACGGCCAGTCCAAGTCGAACAGCTGGTTCGCCGGCTACCGCGACGACGTCGCGGCCGCGGCCATGACCCAGGACGGCGGCCACGGCATAGACGCTGCCGGTCCTATTGTCGCAAGCGTGCTACGGATCGGTGGCTGA
- a CDS encoding dolichyl-phosphate-mannose--protein mannosyltransferase produces MTSTASSSDTRQGQAVLDERPTWQQRLHRFGYPAHTARTPGDRGATGSGAHAGVVDRLVPPYAEPNPRLWLALGVPPVLAKRITRWSGWVGPLLVTLMAGLLRFWNLGSPKAVIFDETYYAKDAWALVHRGFEVNWDKNANDLILQKAGHVGIPVDAAYVVHPPVGKYVIGLGELVFGFNPFGWRFMTALLGTLSVLLLCRIGRRMFRSTFLGCLAGALMAVDGLHFVMSRTSLLDGVLMFFVLAAFGCLLIDRDRARAKLAAALPVDADGRVRPNAYVANTTWLGWRPWRWAAALLMGLAIGTKWNGLYFLVAFIVLTALWDRGARKVAGAKGWNAPLLVESVVSWVMMGTVAVAVYLTSWIGWILSPTDGSGGYFRNWAATAGKGGNWTFLPDWLRSLWHYEHEVYLFHIGLSSPHTYMSNPWSWLVLGRPVSYYYESPSPGVDGCPSDAGQKCAREVLAIGTPLLWWAACFAIVYVLWRWAFRRDWRAGAIACGIAAGYLPWFMYQERTIFLFYAVVFVPFLCLAVAMMIGAIIGPPGSSDTRRLVGASSAGVLVLLIVWNFIYFWPLYTGTAIPIDSWRSRMWLDTWV; encoded by the coding sequence GTGACCAGTACCGCGTCCTCCTCGGACACCCGGCAGGGCCAGGCAGTGCTCGACGAGCGGCCGACGTGGCAGCAGCGGCTGCACCGGTTCGGCTACCCGGCGCACACGGCGCGCACCCCCGGTGACAGAGGCGCCACCGGCTCCGGCGCGCACGCCGGTGTCGTCGACCGCCTGGTGCCGCCGTACGCGGAGCCCAACCCCCGGCTGTGGCTCGCCCTGGGAGTGCCCCCGGTGCTCGCCAAGCGGATCACCCGCTGGTCGGGCTGGGTCGGTCCGCTGCTGGTGACGCTGATGGCGGGCCTGCTGCGGTTCTGGAACCTGGGCAGCCCGAAGGCGGTGATATTCGACGAGACGTACTACGCCAAGGACGCGTGGGCGCTCGTCCACCGCGGTTTCGAGGTCAACTGGGACAAGAACGCCAACGACCTGATCCTGCAGAAGGCCGGTCACGTCGGCATCCCGGTGGACGCGGCCTACGTCGTGCACCCGCCGGTCGGCAAGTACGTCATCGGGCTCGGGGAGCTGGTCTTCGGCTTCAACCCGTTCGGCTGGCGGTTCATGACGGCGCTGCTCGGCACGCTGAGCGTGCTGCTGCTGTGCCGGATCGGGCGCCGGATGTTCCGGTCCACCTTCCTGGGCTGCCTGGCGGGCGCGCTGATGGCGGTGGACGGTCTGCACTTCGTGATGAGCCGCACCTCGCTGCTCGACGGGGTGCTGATGTTCTTCGTGCTGGCCGCGTTCGGCTGCCTGCTCATCGACCGGGACAGGGCGCGGGCGAAGCTCGCGGCCGCGCTGCCGGTGGACGCGGACGGGCGGGTCCGGCCGAACGCGTACGTCGCGAACACCACCTGGCTGGGGTGGCGCCCCTGGCGCTGGGCGGCGGCCCTGCTGATGGGGTTGGCCATCGGCACCAAGTGGAACGGGCTGTACTTCCTGGTGGCGTTCATCGTGCTGACCGCCCTGTGGGACCGCGGCGCCCGCAAGGTGGCAGGTGCCAAGGGGTGGAACGCCCCGTTGCTGGTCGAGTCGGTCGTCTCCTGGGTGATGATGGGCACGGTCGCCGTGGCCGTCTACCTGACCTCCTGGATCGGCTGGATCCTCTCCCCCACCGACGGCAGCGGCGGCTACTTCCGCAACTGGGCGGCCACCGCGGGCAAGGGCGGGAACTGGACGTTCCTGCCGGACTGGCTGCGCAGTCTGTGGCACTACGAGCACGAGGTCTACCTCTTCCACATCGGCCTGTCCTCGCCGCACACGTACATGTCGAACCCGTGGTCCTGGCTGGTGCTGGGCCGCCCGGTGTCGTACTACTACGAGTCGCCGTCCCCCGGGGTGGACGGCTGCCCGTCGGACGCCGGCCAGAAGTGCGCCCGCGAGGTGCTCGCGATCGGCACGCCGCTGCTGTGGTGGGCGGCCTGCTTCGCGATCGTCTACGTCCTGTGGCGGTGGGCGTTCCGCCGCGACTGGCGGGCCGGCGCCATCGCGTGCGGCATCGCGGCCGGTTACCTGCCCTGGTTCATGTACCAGGAACGCACGATCTTCCTCTTCTACGCCGTCGTCTTCGTGCCGTTCCTGTGTCTCGCGGTGGCGATGATGATCGGCGCGATCATCGGTCCGCCGGGCTCCAGTGACACCCGCCGGCTGGTCGGCGCGTCGAGTGCGGGCGTCCTGGTGCTGCTGATCGTCTGGAACTTCATCTACTTCTGGCCCCTGTACACGGGCACGGCGATCCCGATCGACTCCTGGCGTTCACGTATGTGGCTCGATACCTGGGTGTGA
- the rsmI gene encoding 16S rRNA (cytidine(1402)-2'-O)-methyltransferase, which yields MTGTLVLAGTPIGDVADAPPRLAAELTGADVIAAEDTRRLRWLTQALGVTPKGRVVSYFEGNEAARTPELVEELVGGARVLLVTDAGMPSVSDPGYRLVAAAVEKEIRVTAVPGPSAVLTALALSGLPVDRFCFEGFLPRKAGERRSRLQEVAEERRTLVYFEAPHRLDDTLAAMAEVFGAERRAAVCRELTKTYEEVRRGPLAELAVWAAEGVRGEITVVVEGAPERGPEELDAEELVRRVRVREEAGERRKEAIAAVAVAAGVPKRVVFDAVVAAKRSAE from the coding sequence GTGACTGGAACCCTTGTCCTCGCAGGCACCCCCATCGGCGACGTCGCGGACGCCCCGCCCCGGCTCGCCGCGGAGCTGACCGGCGCCGACGTGATCGCGGCCGAGGACACGCGGCGGCTGCGGTGGCTCACCCAGGCGCTGGGGGTGACGCCCAAGGGGCGCGTGGTGTCGTACTTCGAGGGCAACGAGGCCGCCCGCACACCGGAGCTGGTCGAGGAACTCGTCGGCGGCGCGCGCGTGCTGCTCGTGACCGACGCGGGGATGCCGTCCGTCTCGGACCCCGGCTACCGGCTGGTCGCGGCCGCCGTGGAGAAGGAGATCCGGGTCACGGCCGTACCGGGGCCGTCCGCCGTGCTCACCGCGCTCGCGCTGTCCGGACTGCCCGTCGACCGGTTCTGCTTCGAGGGGTTCCTGCCGCGCAAGGCGGGCGAGCGCCGCTCGCGGCTCCAGGAGGTCGCCGAGGAGCGCCGCACCCTCGTCTACTTCGAGGCCCCGCACCGCCTCGACGACACCCTCGCCGCCATGGCCGAGGTCTTCGGCGCCGAGCGGCGGGCCGCCGTCTGCCGCGAGCTGACCAAGACGTACGAGGAGGTGCGGCGCGGGCCGCTGGCCGAGTTGGCGGTGTGGGCCGCCGAGGGGGTGCGCGGCGAGATCACCGTCGTCGTCGAGGGCGCGCCCGAGCGGGGGCCGGAGGAACTCGACGCGGAGGAGCTGGTGCGCCGGGTGCGGGTGCGGGAGGAGGCCGGGGAGCGGCGCAAGGAGGCGATCGCGGCGGTGGCGGTGGCGGCGGGGGTTCCCAAGCGGGTGGTGTTCGACGCCGTGGTGGCGGCGAAGCGCTCCGCCGAGTGA
- a CDS encoding TatD family hydrolase produces the protein MPSNASGTASRTADKNAAPPLPEPLRVPVADSHTHLDMQSGTVEEGLAKAASVGVTTVVQVGCDIKGSRWAADTAAAHANVHATVALHPNEAPRIVHGDPDGWSRQGARAGGGDAALDEALAEIDRLAGLPQVKGVGETGLDYFRTGPEGKAAQERSFRAHIEIAKRHGKALVIHDRDAHADVLRVLKEEGAPERTVFHCYSGDAVMAEECAREGYFMSFAGNVTFKNAQNLRDAVAVAPLELLLVETDAPFLTPAPYRGRPNAPYLIPVTVRAMAAVRGIDEDALATALCANTARAFDY, from the coding sequence ATGCCTTCGAACGCCTCCGGTACGGCCTCCCGTACGGCCGACAAGAACGCGGCGCCGCCGCTCCCGGAACCTCTCCGGGTGCCCGTCGCCGACTCCCACACGCACCTCGACATGCAGTCCGGCACGGTCGAGGAGGGCCTCGCGAAGGCCGCGTCGGTGGGCGTCACGACCGTCGTCCAGGTCGGCTGCGACATCAAGGGCTCCCGGTGGGCGGCCGACACCGCCGCCGCGCACGCGAATGTCCACGCGACCGTCGCCCTGCACCCCAACGAGGCCCCGCGCATCGTGCACGGGGATCCCGACGGCTGGTCCCGGCAGGGGGCGCGCGCCGGGGGCGGGGACGCGGCGCTGGACGAGGCGCTCGCCGAGATCGACCGGCTGGCCGGGCTGCCCCAGGTGAAGGGCGTCGGCGAGACCGGCCTCGACTACTTCAGGACCGGGCCCGAGGGCAAGGCCGCCCAGGAGCGCTCCTTCCGCGCCCACATCGAGATCGCCAAGCGGCACGGCAAGGCCCTCGTCATCCACGACCGCGACGCCCACGCCGACGTCCTGCGCGTCCTCAAGGAGGAGGGCGCCCCCGAGCGGACCGTGTTCCACTGCTACTCCGGGGACGCCGTGATGGCCGAGGAGTGCGCCCGCGAGGGCTACTTCATGTCCTTCGCCGGCAACGTCACCTTCAAGAACGCCCAGAACCTGCGGGACGCGGTGGCGGTGGCCCCCCTGGAACTGCTCCTGGTGGAGACCGACGCGCCCTTCCTGACCCCCGCCCCGTACCGCGGACGGCCCAACGCCCCGTATCTCATTCCGGTCACGGTGCGCGCGATGGCCGCCGTCCGCGGCATCGACGAGGACGCGCTGGCGACGGCCCTGTGCGCGAACACGGCCCGCGCTTTCGACTACTGA
- a CDS encoding resuscitation-promoting factor, protein MSTSQYETSGAYDPYGAPGAHGAQEMHETREMHGVHDGGAPAYGTAYGGDTYQPAYEAAAQAAQAVQAAQAAQAAQAAQAAQAAQAYAGEQMLPRQDERGAVAEAQAAGEAREAGERVGAGRRAARRRKARYSRRPESAVRRLLPQALVVAFLAGGTTAFLAKDKAIELTVDGKPRTLHTFADDVTGLLAEEGVPVGAHDVVAPAPGTALASGDEVAVRYGRPVRLTLDGERREVWTTARTVDGALRQLGVRAEGAYLSASRSQNIGRAGLALDVRTERTVTILADGRTRTIRTNAATVGEAVEEAGITLHGQDTTSVSQAGFPRDGQTVTVLRVTGSKEVREETIPFQVRRTADPTLFKGTEVVERAGRPGLRRVTYYLRSVNGVRQKPHRETSEVVREARTQLVKVGTKPHPDSVAGADGLNWHGLAVCESGGRAHAVDPSGTYGGLYQFDTHTWHSLGGNGRPQDASAEEQTFRAKKLYVSRGSTPWPHCGARLHK, encoded by the coding sequence GTGAGCACATCGCAATACGAGACGTCTGGGGCGTACGACCCCTACGGCGCGCCCGGAGCGCACGGCGCGCAGGAGATGCACGAGACGCGCGAGATGCACGGCGTGCACGACGGCGGGGCGCCGGCGTACGGCACGGCGTACGGCGGCGACACGTACCAGCCGGCGTACGAGGCCGCCGCGCAAGCCGCACAAGCTGTACAGGCCGCACAGGCCGCACAGGCCGCGCAGGCCGCGCAGGCCGCGCAGGCCGCGCAGGCGTACGCCGGGGAACAGATGCTGCCGCGGCAGGACGAGCGCGGGGCGGTGGCGGAGGCGCAGGCGGCGGGTGAGGCGCGGGAGGCGGGTGAGCGCGTCGGCGCGGGGCGACGCGCCGCACGCCGGCGCAAGGCGCGCTACTCCAGGCGCCCCGAGTCCGCCGTGCGCCGGCTGCTGCCGCAGGCGCTCGTCGTCGCGTTCCTCGCGGGCGGCACCACCGCGTTCCTCGCCAAGGACAAGGCGATCGAGCTGACCGTGGACGGCAAGCCGCGCACCCTGCACACGTTCGCCGACGACGTGACCGGGCTGCTGGCCGAGGAGGGCGTACCGGTCGGCGCGCACGACGTGGTCGCCCCCGCCCCCGGTACCGCCCTGGCCAGCGGCGACGAGGTCGCGGTGCGCTACGGCCGCCCAGTACGGCTCACGCTGGACGGCGAGCGGCGCGAGGTGTGGACGACGGCGCGCACGGTGGACGGGGCGCTCAGGCAGCTCGGGGTGCGGGCCGAGGGCGCGTACCTGTCCGCCTCGCGCTCCCAGAACATCGGCCGCGCCGGGCTCGCGCTCGACGTCCGCACCGAACGCACGGTCACGATCCTGGCGGACGGCCGGACCCGGACCATCCGCACCAACGCCGCGACCGTCGGCGAGGCCGTCGAGGAGGCCGGGATCACCCTGCATGGCCAGGACACCACCTCCGTCTCCCAGGCCGGCTTCCCGCGCGACGGGCAGACCGTGACCGTGCTGCGCGTCACCGGCAGCAAGGAGGTCCGCGAGGAGACCATCCCGTTCCAGGTGCGGCGGACGGCGGACCCGACGCTGTTCAAGGGCACCGAGGTGGTGGAGCGGGCCGGGCGGCCGGGGCTGCGCCGTGTGACCTATTACCTGCGCTCCGTCAACGGTGTCCGGCAGAAGCCGCACCGCGAGACGTCCGAGGTGGTCCGGGAGGCGCGCACCCAGCTGGTCAAGGTGGGGACCAAGCCGCACCCCGACTCCGTGGCCGGCGCCGACGGCCTGAACTGGCACGGTCTCGCCGTCTGCGAGTCCGGCGGCCGCGCGCACGCCGTGGACCCGTCCGGGACGTACGGCGGTCTGTACCAGTTCGACACCCACACCTGGCACAGCCTCGGCGGCAACGGCCGCCCGCAGGACGCCTCGGCGGAGGAACAGACGTTCCGCGCGAAGAAGCTCTACGTGAGCCGCGGCTCCACGCCCTGGCCGCACTGCGGGGCGCGGCTGCACAAGTGA
- the rsmA gene encoding 16S rRNA (adenine(1518)-N(6)/adenine(1519)-N(6))-dimethyltransferase RsmA, translated as MSSPTPDALLGPADIRELAAALGVRPTKQRGQNFVIDANTVRRIVRTAGVRPDDVVVEVGPGLGSLTLALLEVADRVTAVEIDDVLAGALPATVAARMPARADRFALVHSDAMHVTELPGPPPTALVANLPYNVAVPVLLHVLDTFPSIERTLVMVQSEVADRLAAGPGNKVYGVPSVKANWYAEVKRAGAIGRNVFWPAPNVDSGLVSLVRRAEPLKTTASKREVFAVVDAAFAQRRKTLRAALAGWAGSPAAAEAALVAAGVSPQARGEALTVEEFVRIAEHKESSQ; from the coding sequence GTGAGCAGCCCCACCCCCGACGCCCTCCTCGGCCCCGCCGACATCCGTGAGCTGGCGGCAGCGCTCGGTGTCCGCCCCACCAAGCAGCGCGGCCAGAACTTCGTGATCGACGCCAACACGGTCCGCCGTATCGTCCGCACCGCCGGGGTCCGCCCGGACGACGTCGTCGTGGAGGTCGGCCCGGGGCTCGGGTCCCTCACGCTCGCGCTCCTGGAGGTCGCCGACCGGGTCACCGCCGTCGAGATCGACGACGTGCTGGCCGGCGCCCTGCCCGCGACGGTCGCGGCGCGCATGCCGGCGCGGGCGGACCGGTTCGCGCTGGTCCACTCCGACGCGATGCACGTCACCGAGCTGCCGGGACCGCCGCCGACCGCCCTCGTCGCGAACCTCCCCTACAACGTCGCCGTCCCCGTCCTGCTCCACGTGCTCGACACGTTCCCGAGCATCGAGCGGACGCTGGTCATGGTGCAGTCCGAGGTCGCCGACCGGCTCGCCGCCGGACCCGGCAACAAGGTGTACGGCGTGCCGTCCGTCAAGGCCAACTGGTACGCCGAGGTCAAGCGCGCCGGCGCCATCGGGCGCAACGTCTTCTGGCCCGCGCCCAACGTCGACAGCGGGCTCGTCTCGCTCGTCCGGCGCGCGGAGCCGCTGAAGACGACGGCCTCGAAGCGGGAGGTCTTCGCGGTCGTCGACGCGGCGTTCGCGCAGCGCCGCAAGACCCTGCGGGCGGCGCTCGCCGGCTGGGCCGGGTCCCCGGCGGCCGCCGAGGCGGCACTGGTCGCGGCCGGGGTCTCGCCGCAGGCCCGCGGCGAGGCGCTGACGGTCGAGGAGTTCGTGCGGATCGCAGAGCACAAGGAGTCCAGCCAGTGA
- a CDS encoding 4-(cytidine 5'-diphospho)-2-C-methyl-D-erythritol kinase has translation MSVTVRVPAKVNVQLAVGAARPDGFHDLANVFLAVGLYDEVTVTPADELTVTCEGPDAAEVPLDRTNLAARAALALAERRGIEPAVHIHIAKDIPVAGGMAGGSADGAGALLACDELWQAGASRTELLAICAELGSDVPFSLVGGAALGIGRGERLTVLETGGTFHWVFAMAERGLSTPAVFREFDRLAQGRDIPEPVASPDLLQALAKGDADALAAAVSNDLQPAALSLFPELADTLDAGRGAGALAALVSGSGPTTAFLARHPESATKIADALRTSGTCHTVRTATAPAPGATVIPGV, from the coding sequence GTGAGCGTCACGGTACGCGTCCCCGCCAAGGTCAACGTCCAGCTCGCGGTGGGCGCCGCGCGCCCCGACGGCTTCCACGACCTGGCCAACGTCTTCCTCGCCGTCGGCCTCTACGACGAGGTCACGGTCACGCCCGCCGACGAGCTGACCGTCACCTGCGAGGGCCCGGACGCCGCCGAGGTCCCCCTCGACCGCACGAACCTCGCGGCGCGCGCGGCGCTCGCACTCGCCGAGCGCCGGGGCATCGAACCCGCCGTGCACATCCACATCGCCAAGGACATCCCGGTCGCCGGCGGCATGGCCGGGGGGAGCGCGGACGGGGCGGGCGCGCTGCTCGCGTGCGACGAGCTCTGGCAGGCGGGCGCCTCCCGTACCGAACTCCTCGCCATCTGCGCCGAACTCGGCAGCGACGTGCCGTTCAGCCTGGTCGGCGGCGCCGCCCTCGGTATCGGACGGGGCGAGCGGCTGACCGTGCTGGAGACCGGCGGCACCTTCCACTGGGTGTTCGCGATGGCGGAGCGGGGCCTGTCGACGCCGGCCGTCTTCCGCGAGTTCGACCGCCTGGCGCAGGGGCGGGACATCCCGGAGCCGGTGGCCTCGCCGGACCTGCTCCAGGCGCTGGCGAAGGGGGACGCGGACGCGCTGGCCGCCGCCGTCTCCAACGACCTCCAGCCCGCCGCGCTCTCCCTCTTCCCGGAGCTCGCGGACACCCTCGACGCGGGGCGCGGGGCCGGAGCGCTCGCCGCCCTCGTCTCGGGCTCCGGGCCCACGACGGCCTTCCTCGCCCGCCACCCGGAGTCGGCCACCAAGATCGCCGACGCCCTGCGCACCTCCGGCACCTGCCACACGGTCCGCACGGCGACGGCCCCCGCACCGGGCGCCACGGTGATCCCTGGGGTGTAA